The Candidatus Binatia bacterium genome contains a region encoding:
- a CDS encoding TIGR01777 family oxidoreductase, which produces MKVVITGATGFVGRALVRRLIAEGHEIVALTRNLERAHAALPARCACEPWDPAAGPDPAVIRGADAVVHLAGEGVADHLWTPARKQAIRDSRLGGTRALVRAIATVPSEARPRALISASAIGYYGDRGDEQLDEQSQPGNDFLAEVCTAWEQEAFAAEKLGVRTVVVRIGVVLGKEGGALQKMLLPFRLGLGGRLGSGRQWMSWIHLDDLVSLFVSVIGDGNATGAINGVAPAPVTNAVFTAALGKVLYRPVILPVPAFALRLTLGEMSAILLASQRALPRAATQLGFTFRYPDIRGALADLC; this is translated from the coding sequence ATGAAAGTCGTGATCACGGGGGCAACCGGGTTTGTCGGCCGGGCACTTGTCCGCCGGCTCATCGCCGAAGGGCATGAGATCGTCGCGCTCACTCGTAACCTGGAGCGGGCGCACGCGGCGCTGCCGGCTCGGTGCGCCTGCGAGCCGTGGGACCCCGCCGCGGGTCCCGACCCAGCGGTGATCCGCGGGGCAGACGCCGTCGTCCATCTGGCGGGCGAAGGCGTGGCGGACCACCTGTGGACGCCCGCTCGCAAGCAGGCCATTCGCGACTCGCGCCTCGGCGGCACCCGCGCCCTCGTCCGCGCTATCGCCACCGTGCCAAGCGAGGCACGGCCACGCGCCCTGATTTCGGCCTCGGCGATCGGCTACTACGGGGACCGCGGCGACGAGCAACTGGACGAGCAGTCGCAGCCAGGGAACGACTTTCTTGCCGAGGTCTGCACGGCGTGGGAGCAGGAGGCCTTCGCGGCCGAGAAGCTGGGCGTGCGCACCGTCGTGGTGCGTATCGGCGTCGTGCTTGGCAAGGAGGGCGGCGCGCTGCAAAAAATGCTGCTCCCGTTCCGGCTCGGGCTCGGCGGCCGTCTCGGCTCGGGGCGGCAATGGATGAGTTGGATCCATCTGGACGATCTCGTCAGTCTGTTCGTTTCCGTGATTGGTGACGGGAACGCCACCGGAGCCATCAACGGCGTCGCGCCAGCGCCGGTGACCAACGCGGTCTTCACGGCAGCCCTCGGCAAGGTCCTCTACCGGCCCGTGATCCTGCCGGTCCCCGCGTTCGCCCTACGCCTAACCCTGGGGGAGATGTCGGCGATCTTGCTCGCCAGCCAGCGGGCGCTGCCACGCGCCGCCACGCAGCTCGGCTTCACCTTTCGCTATCCGGATATCCGGGGCGCGCTGGCCGACCTGTGCTAA